The sequence AGACATACCCGACGAACCCGGAGTCTATGACGTTTATTTTAATCTTGCTCAGCGGCCTGAAGATATTGAAGGCGAGTTTTGGGCTAGGGCTGATAATACAGACATCACTTGCCGTGAATATCGCCTCAATATCAAGCCAGATGATGATAGAGAACCACAGTTTGGCATATATCGTTCAGATGGTTGTTGAATCTCCGTGATGCATAGCCACACCCACTCGCTTTCACTATCCCTGTCTATCGTTCTACAGAACAGTTGATTCATTGGCTCCGTCGTGAAATAGATGTGGTCGTCGTGCTGCACTCACGCTCTGGATGTTGCACGCGATCTCTATCAGACACTAGACAGATTGAACGAGACGTGCTGAATTGAGAGCGCGAATGTGGCACAGGCTGAGGAGCGATCAATGCGGAAGGTCGAATGCTCAGTATAGGGGAAGCAGTACCGGAGCAATCGTCGAATTCTTTAGTATCTGTCAAAAGTTGCCTGCTGACTATAGGGGATAGAGGATATATCGCCCAGCATTTCCTTCAGAGTCAGCCAGGTTGAAAGCACCAGGGTAGAGATACTATTTGACATCCTTGACAGCAATGTAGATAGATTCTGCTACGAATCGGGTCTGAATATTGCGGCTATTCCATCATCAGCGGTGGACCAGCTGGGAGAACGGCTTTGCTACAGGACGAACTTCGACTGTGCGACCGAGTCAGGAGTGTTCTTCGAGATGAATCGATTCATCGCCGTTGATGGTGACTATATAGCCCTCGTACGAGAACGTGACCGAAACTTCCGCGGCGGTACACAATGCATCGAGCGCGTCCGGATCGACAACGTCGTACAGCGGTCGCAACTCCTCGACGGGGATCCCCCTTCGCTGTGCGACGGCCATGACGACTGCAAGACTCACAGATTCAACTGATTCTATTGGATCTGTACACACTGGTCATCCCTCTTCTTGATCGTCGTATCTGGCCAGTTCGATTATCTCTACTTCCCACTCGTGGGTTGACCCTCGCGTTCGAAACTCCCAGGCACCGCGCACGTCCACGTCAGCCTCGACGGCCTTCTCGACCACCTCGGCGAGGGCGGCCTCGAAGTCGTCGGCGCTGGTAATCGAACCGTCACCGGGGTGATCTCGTGTCATGATGGGTGGGCCACGATCCTCAACCCGAAGATATGGAAGCTAACCCACGACCACATCCACACAACTGGGTCACACTTCGCGCAGGGCGTTCGGTCCATCCTCACCAAGGGACGCCACACCCATATCTCTGCCGTTTTGCATGGTACACCATGCTATTTATTCAGAGTTGGTAGACCATGCTGCCTATCTTTACCCGTCTCGAACTCCAACGCCTAGCAAGGAATGGCAGTCATCGCGCATCTTCGGGTCCCAGCCGACTCATT is a genomic window of Natrarchaeobaculum aegyptiacum containing:
- a CDS encoding HalOD1 output domain-containing protein, with product MSLAVVMAVAQRRGIPVEELRPLYDVVDPDALDALCTAAEVSVTFSYEGYIVTINGDESIHLEEHS